The nucleotide window CGATCTGGCCCCCCTCGCCCCGGAGACTGTGGCACTTGAGACAGCCCTTCCGGACCAGCACCACCTGGCCTTTCAGGGGATCCGGTGGGGGATCCCGGGCAGGCGCAGCCTGCAGATACGCCATCAGGTCGGCCATTTCCGCAACGCTCATCTGCGGCCACGGGGCCGCCTCCCGCCTGAACGCCGTGAACATCGCCGGGACGTGATTCCACATCCGGCCCGCCAGCTCGAGCGCCCCCTGCGGCTTGCGGAGGTCCTCAAGGGCTGGCCCGGCCCCCGGATGGTCGCGGGGAAGGTGGCAGGCGGCGCACCACTTGCTCGCGAAGAGGGTGCGGCCGCGCGCGGCGTTCCCTGGCGGCTCGGCGGGGCCCTGCGCGCCCGCCCCCGGCGGGACACAGAGCCCCGCACCGAGCAGGAGGGCCACGAGCGGTCGGACCGGCTTCACCTGGTCGCGCTCGCAGTGTAGCCGAGATACGTCAACGCAACCATGTACAGGATGAGGGCGATCCCGATCCCCGTGAAGAGGC belongs to Candidatus Methylomirabilis sp. and includes:
- a CDS encoding c-type cytochrome, whose protein sequence is MKPVRPLVALLLGAGLCVPPGAGAQGPAEPPGNAARGRTLFASKWCAACHLPRDHPGAGPALEDLRKPQGALELAGRMWNHVPAMFTAFRREAAPWPQMSVAEMADLMAYLQAAPARDPPPDPLKGQVVLVRKGCLKCHSLRGEGGQIGPDLAARRADYASAAAWAATMWTHTPRMAAVAAERGVLYPRFSRDEMGNLLGFLRSASAASPQ